Genomic window (Leptolyngbyaceae cyanobacterium):
CGTAATAAGTCGGAGGATCGACAATACGATAAGCTATTTTCAGATCATCCTTTATCAAGGTTACGCAAATACTTGGTGCAAATTGAAAATAGCGTTCGATTTACTAACGAAGTAAGACTGGCTAAACCATTTAATTGAAGGATGAAGGATAAAGTATTAAGTAAAAAATTTCCCCCTATCTCCCCATCCCTTAATAAATGCGTAGTAGCTTATTATCTCCAATTATCGCGATCGCATCTGCTCTACTCGTCGGCGCTGTTTTAATTGCTCTGGCTGGAGCAAATCCGGTAAAAGCTTATACCGTTCTCTTCACCGAATCCCTGGCTGACTATTACGGTTTTGGCAGTACCATCACTAAAACCACCCCCTTGCTACTGGCAGGATTGGCGGTATTAGCGGCACTCAAAGCCGGACAATTTAATATTGGGGCGGAAGGACAAATTTACTTAGGGGGACTGGGCAGTACTTTAATTGGGTTATATTTGCAACCTTTACCAGCGTTAATTCACGTACCTTTAGCACTGCTGGGAGGTTTTTTGTTTGGCGCAATTTGGGGCGGGATACCCGGTTATCTGAAAGCGGTACGAGGTGTAAATGAAGTCATTACTACCTTATTGCTCAATTATATTGCAATTAATCTGGTGAGTTATCTAGTGAACGCGCCGTTGATCGAACCGGGTGCGCCTAGCGCGTATTCTCCGTTAATTGCTGAATCTGTCAAGTTACCGATTATACTAGCAAAAACCCAAGCTCATGCTGGTATTTTCGTGGGGTTAATGGTGGCGGCGATTCTTTGGGTAGTGTTAGCGCGATCGCCTTTAGGATATCAAATCGAAGCGGTGGGACTCAACCCAGTGGCAGCACGCTACGCCGGAATGTCGGTAAAACGCACGATTATGCTTGTAATGGCGTTGGCGGGAGGATTAGCGGGATTAGCTGGCGCTTGTGAGGTAATGGGTTTAAAATATCGGTTATTTGACCAATTTTCGCCGGGATATGGATATGATGCAATTGCGATCGCATTTCTCAGTCGCGGTAACATAGCTGGAGTAATTGCCACATCCCTATTTTTCGGTGCTTTACGCAGTGGCGCAAACGTCATGCAACGCAGTGCAGGTGTTCCCTTAACAGTAGTTTATGCAATTCAAGGATTAACCGTGTTATTTATTGCCATTAGTTTTGCCATTGAACGTAAGTTTAAAATGAAAAGTTAACTTAATATGTTTAACCGCAGATGAACACAGATAATGATATTGAGTTATCACAGAAAAAAGCTTAGTATTCGATTGAATTAATCAATCAAATCACAATTGGAAATCAAACCTATCTATTCCCTATCAAAATAGTAAAATTACATCTGTGTTCATCTGTGTTTATCTGTGGACATCTGTGGTAAAAAAAAGGACTGAAGTCCTTACTAAGAACGAAAATAATGGATAACCTTAATTTTTTCATTGATTACTTAATAGCCAGCCTTCGCCTATCAGTTCCCTTAGCTTTTGCCGCTTTAGGAGGTCTTTTTTCCGAACGTTCAGGCGTTCTCAATATTGCCTTAGAAGGAATGTTGCTATCCGGTGCATTTGCTAGTGCTGTCGGAGCATTTTTTACAGGTAATGCTTGGTTAGGAATCCTATTCGCAATCATACTAGGTGGAATAGTTGGTTTACTGCACGCATATCTTTGCGTTACCCTGCGAGTCGATCAATTAGTATCGGGACTGGCGATTAATCTCACTGCTGCTGGATTGACTTCATTTTGGGCGCGTATACTGTTTAATAGTAGTCAAGCACAACAGTTACCAAGCCTGCAATCTATGCCAATTTTCGGATTAAAAGATATCCCGATTCTCGGTTCTGTATTATTTAATCAAGATTTCCTAATTTACATCTTATTCTTATTAATTCCGATTACCACATATCTATTATTTCATACCAGTTTAGGATTATCTTTAAGGGCTGTCGGAGAATATCCTCGCGCTGCCGATACAGCCGGAGTTTCCGTTACTTTGGTGCGCTATGTAGCAGTAACGATTAGTGGATGTTTGGCAGGTTTGGGAGGCGCTTATCTAACTTTAATTCATGTCAAATTTTTCGTAGAAGGCATGAGTGCGGGGAAAGGATTTATTGCTTTAGCTGCTTTGATTTTTGGTAAATGGCATCCCATCAGCACTACTTTTGCTTGCTTGTTATTTGGGGCAACCGAAGCTTTGCAGTTACGAATTCAAGCATTTAATTTGAATATTCCCTATCAATTTTTGGTAATGTTGCCTTATGTAATTGCTTTGTTAGCTTTGATAGGTTTGGCAGGAAAATCCGCCCCTCCTGCTGCCTTGGGAGTTCCTTACATTCCCGAAAGTCGAGATGAATAATATTGTTTGTAGTAAGGACTTCAGTCCTTTCTCCTATCTGAGGACTAAAGTCCTCACTACGAACTTGTTTCTATTGCAATACTGCTCTGCTCGTTGTGCTTTTTATTTTTCTGCTATCGTCCTATCAATAAGTGCCTCTTATTTCTACCTAAGTATCAACCTGCCACATTTACTATTTTAGCCTAGTCCCTTTTTCCTCTAGCCCCTACCTTCCTCAATATTTATAACTAGTAACTTGAGTTAGAGAAATATATGGAAAAACTATTCTCAATTATTTCTAAATAATTGAGAATAGTTACTGTAAACTGTGGTGATTCTGCGTTCATTAATTAAATGCGTTTACCCTGGTTTCCCTAGCATCTGACTTGACTTCCCTACATCCACCACTTTCCTCTGTAATCCTCTGTAATTAAGTGCTAGTGTTTGGCATTGGTAACGGTTTTGCAAGGAGTCGCGGCGGGACGATGAACAGTCCGGCGGGCGCGAGTGCGAGTTTGCGCGGGTTTCTTTTGAGCGGTTCTGGCGGCTGGACGAACTGTGGGATTAGTACGAACTGATTGAGTGGCATTTTGCTCAATGGCATTATTCTTACCCGTGACGGTTGCCTGTTGCTGACTGGTTTGAATCACAGCGTTATCCCCACCAGCATTGTTTCCACAGCAGGGACGAGGAGTAGCTTCTGCCGCAAAGGAAAGCAGCCCCAACGTGCCAGCAGTCAGGATACCGAGTAAGTAAGTTTTTTTGAACATTTTGCCAAAGTTGGTGTTAGCCATGTGAGTTTCTCTTGTTTGTGAAAGTAGTTTGGGCTTCCGGAATACTCTTTTAGCCTCTGAATACATTAAATAACCCTCACAAAAGCTCGTCAATAGTTTTTACAAATCTTCATATATGAGATATGGGGCAGAAATTGCTATTTGGGAGTTGCGACGCCAAATCCGTTTCGATCGATAGTGATGTGTTAAAAGACTCTATAACATCACACCAGAGGAAGGTAGAATCAGATGCAGTTTTTTGATAAATTGCTTTATGCGATCGAGCGGAATCAAAGCTTGCTGTACGTAGGGCTTGACCCCGATTTAGACGAGATCGTATTTGGGGAAGATGAAGATAGCGATCGCATCTTAGCCCATCTATGGGAATGGTTAGAAACCGTCATCGCTCAAACCGCAGATTACGTTTGCGCTTATAAACCCATTCTGGGATTCTACCAAGCATTAGGCGCACCGGGACTCGAACTGCTCCAGCAAACATTGCAGCGCATTCCCCAACACATCCCGATTATTTTAGATGCCAAACACAGCGATATTCATACCAGTACGGTATTTGCCAGAACTGCCTTCGAGCAATGGGGCGTCGATGCCATTACCGTCAGTACCAACGCCGGACTAGATCACGTCGCGCCATTTTTAGTTTACCCGGATAAAGCAGTGTTCGTACTCTGCGCCAATGCCAATCCCAGCGCCTCAGTTTTGCAAGAATATCCGCTACCGAGTCAACCTTTTTACCTACATCTAGTTAATGAAGCGAAAAACTGGGGAACTCCCGAACAATTGGGATTGAAAGTCGGTGCTACTCCGGAAATTTTAGCTCGTATTCGGGCAGCTGCACCAGAACGTTTGATTTTATTACAAGAAGATGCCGCCGAAAATCACGATTTAGCCGCTATTTTAGCCGCAGGTTTAGATAAGCAGGGAGAAGGTCTTTTACTCCCCGTACCTCCCAGTATTATAGAAGAACCAAGAAGCAATATCGGTGAAACTGTTCGTCAATTAAGAGATACTGTCAATCAAGAAAGATTGCGAATCGTGCAGGGAAATCCCACTTGCGATGTCTCGTTTCCCGATATTTTACCATCTCAATCTCAACCCCATCAAGATTTGATTTTGCAACTTTATGATATCGGTTGCATTATTTTTGGCGAACACAAACAAGCTTCTGGGGCGATTTTTCCTTATTATATTGATTTGCGAAAAATCATTTCTCAACCACGTACTTTCCACCAAGTTTTAACTGCTTATTCGGAAATCCTCAAACAATTAGAATTCGATCGCATTGCGGGAATTCCTTATGGTTCTTTACCAACCGCCACCGGGTTATCTTTGCGTTTGCAACGTCCGATGGTATTTCCCCGCAAAGAGGTAAAAGCACACGGTACGCAAAGGGTAATTGAGGGTAGTTTTCAACCAGGGGAAACTGTTGTAGTAGTGGATGATATTCTGATTAGTGGAAAAAGTGCGATCGAAGGTGCAGGCAAATTGAAATTTGCTGGTTTGAATGTAGAAGATATTGTGGTATTGATCGACCACGAACAAGGGGTGAAGGATAAATTGAAAGAACATGGTTATCGAGGACATTCTGTTTTAACCATTACGGAAATTGCCGAAACACTTTATAAATCCGGTCGAGTTGATGAGGAACAATTTAATTTTTTGATGTGGCAGCATTGAGGTTTGGGATTTTTTTACCACAGATATCCACAGATGCACACAGATAAACACAGATGTAGATGTAGATGTAGTTTTTTGGTGATGTGAATTGGTTTAATATAGATTCACTTCAAGTTTGTCAAAATTACCCATAATCAAACTAGTTTGTAGTGAGGACTAAAGTCCTCACTACAAAAAGTGATTATACAACCTGACATGATATGACTCGATTTATTCACGATCAATTTGCGAAAGATTATTTAGAACAGTTGCTATCACCTTATGGGGAAGTGCAAGCACCTCGTCGCGTCTCTGGTGAAGTACGACAAATCGATGTTTGGTTCGCACCTAATACACCTCCATCAACCACAGTTTCGGAAAGTTTAGGATTATTAGGTCGTTTGGCTGCCATGCCTTCTATTTTTGAGCCATTTCGCAATCCTGCTACAGCTAATGAAATTTGCGATTGCTTGCTTAAGTTATTAGAAATTCGTGGCGAATTACAACGAGAATCCAATCGAAATAATAGCAACATCCCAGAATTTGCTTTACCCAGATTATGGATACTCACCCCCACAGAATCGGATACCATCTTATCGGGTTTTGGCGCTATAATAAACAAAAATTGGTTGCCTGGAGTTTACTTAATGCCAGAGTATCTCAGAACTGGCATTGTAGTAATTCACCAATTACCCCGTACTCCAGAAACTCTCTGGCTAAGACTTCTGGGTAAAAGAAATGTCCAAAAACAGGCAATTGATGAAGTAGTCGCGCTATCAGCAGATAATCCCTTACGTTCTAACGCCATCAAGCTGCTGTATAACTTACGGAAAAACTTGCAAATTAATGACATTCCAAATGAAGAAGATACGGAGTTAATTATGAGATTAGCACCTCTTTACGAACAAGACCGAGAACAAGCTATCCAAGAAGGCGTTCAGCAGGGTATTCAGCAAGGTATTCAGCAGGGAGAACGTCTAATTGTGGAAAACTTGTTGCGAGTGCGCTTTGGAATGTTAGATGAGGAATTATCGGCAGTAATCCCAGAAATATTGGCATTATCGCCAGAGGAATTTACCCCTATGCTGTTGCAATTATCCCGTGAGGAATTATTGCAAAGGTTTGGTAATAAAAATTAAAGGTAATCCTATTTTTTTGCTGGAATAATCGTTACTAGGTTCAACTTGGTAACGATTAAATTTTGAGTCAGTAGGAAATTACCAAATTATAAATAAATGAAGATGAGGATTTAATTATGAGATTAGCACCACTTTACGAACAAGATCGGGAACAAGCTATCAAAGAAGGTTTCCAACAAGGTTTTCAGCAGGCTATTCAGCAGAGAGAACGTCTCATAATTGAAAATGTGTTGCGAGTTCGTTTTGGAATGTTAGATGAGGAGTTATGGGCAATAATCCCCAAAATATTAGGACTGTTACCAGAGGAATTTGTCCCGCTGCTATTAGAATTATCTCGTGAGGAATTATTAGCTAAATTTAAAGAGCAAAAGTAAAGATAATTTGGAGATGTCGTGAATAGCTATCAATTTCCCGATAATTTTATGTGGGGTACGGCAACTGCTTCTTATCAAATAGAAGGTGCTGCAACAGAAGGGGGACGGAAACCTAGCGTGTGGGATACTTTCAGCGAAACTCCTGGTAGAATACGAGATAAAGAAACGGGTGCTGTTGCTTGCAATCATTACCATCTTTATGAAAATGATGTGAAAATGATGGTAGATTTGGGCATTAAGCATTATCGTTTTAGTATAGCTTGGCCGCGCATTATTCCGGATGGACGCGGTGCGGTGAATGAAGAGGGAATTGATTTTTATAAGCGGTTGGTTGATAGCCTTTTGCAAAATGGGATTACTCCCCACGCTACTTTATTTCATTGGGATAGTCCGCAAGCTTTAGAAGATTTGTATGGTTCTTGGCGCGATCGGCAAATGGCTTATGATTATGCTGATTATATTAGCGCAGTGGTTTCGCGATTAGGCGATCGCATAACCAACTGGATGACCATCAACGAGATTTCCTGCTTTACCCATATGGGTTATGATGTTGACGAGGAACCAGTTCACGCGCCAGGAACTCGCGTTAAGTCGAAAAAAGAAGTTTGGCAAACTTCTCATCATGCAGTGTTAGCACATGGTTTAGGTTGTCAAGCGATTCGCGCCGCTTCACCAGTTCCTTGTTCGATCGCATTAGTAGATAACCCCGGCGTCACAGTTCCCATTAACGAATCACCAGCTAATATCGAAGCAGCCAAAAAAGCATTTCATACTTGTTGGCAAAATGGCGGGATTATTTTTCCGGTGTTGACTGGTGCTTATAGTTCAGCCATGTTGGAAAAATTGGGAAAAGATGCACCAGATATTCAAGAGGGAGATTTAGAAATCATTCATCAACCTCTTGATGCACTGGGTTTGAATATTTATACTGGCAATTACGTGCGGGCGGCTGATAACGAATTTGGTTATGAATTTTTGCCACTTCCCAAAGGTTATCCGCGCATGAATATGCCTTGGTTAAACATTATCCCAGAAAGCATTTATTGGAGCATTCGTCACATTAGCGAAACCCTCGGTCATCCCGATTTACCAATATTTATAACTGAGAATGGTTGTGCGGCGGAAGATGAAGTAAACGAGAATGGCGAAGTTATTGATACCGATCGCATAATGTATTTGCGGCAGCATTTCAAATCTGCCCATCGCGCCGTTAGTGAAGGATATCCTTTAAAAGGATATTTTATCTGGTCGCTGATGGATAATTTCGAGTGGTCTTGGGGTTACACTCGTCGTTTTGGATTGATTTATACTGATTACGCAACGCAACAACGGATTCCCAAGGCTAGTTTTGATTGGTACAAAGAGTGCATTCGTCAAAATCGAGTTACTTAGTGCATTGGGAGTGGAGGAAAAAGATGAGGGGATGGAGATATTCAGAAAATAAGTTAATTTTCATCCTTCATCCTTTCCCCATGCCCCCTGCCCCCTACCCCCTGCCTCCTATACACTGGGGAAGTAAACAATTAATAAAGATGTTTCCTGATGGAGACGGGCGATCGCTTCTGGTTCTTTTCCTAACGAGGGTTGTCCAAAACGGTGAGTACTAGTCATCAAAATCACTAAATCGTTAATTTTGAGAGACTCAGAAACTTTCGCTACCAAGTTTCCTTGCATTCGTTGTACAGGAACTTCTCCATTTACCCCCACTAATTCCACCGCAGTCGGTTTTCGTCTTTCCCCAGAAGAGACTTGCAACACTTGCAGAGTTGCTTTCAGTTCGTCAGACAAAGTTTGGGCTAGCCTAAAGGTTTGGCGAAATGTCCAAGAAGTCAAGTCTATATCAGTGACAGCTAACAAAATGCGCTGGGTATTTGCGATCGGTTGTGGAAAGCGCGTAATCAACATCGGCATGGTTGCCAACCGCACCACCATGTCAATCATGCCACCAAAAAAGTTTTCTCGATAGGTGGAATAACCTTTCCAGCCACAGATAATTAAACTAGCATGGCGTTCTTCGGCGGTGCGGATAATCCCCATACCTACCAAACTATCAACTCGACCGATCGGTTCTACCGCCGTAACCGCAGCGTGGGCAGCCATTTCAGCCGCTGCAAGTAGCTGCTGTTGTCGGGCTTTTGCATCAGGGGGAATCGGTCTACTTTCATCAGAAATAATATGTAATGGCAGTAAAGTACCGCCTGCACTTTTAGCCAAAATTAATGCTAGTTTTAGCAGGTTATCTTCTGTATTGGGGTTAGCTACAGGAACTAAAACGCGATCGCCAAGTGAAAAACTATCTGCTGTGTCACTGGATAAAGCGCTTTCCTGTTCATGATGACTAGTTGTTTCTGGCTGAATTCTCGACCCCCAACGCGCTGTCACCCAAGGAGAAGCAACGCAACTCACGAGAATCATCGCGATAATCCCATTCACCGTTAACTCATCAACCAACTCGATTTTAAAAGCAACCGTAATTGCAGCGAGGGTAGAAGCTGCTTGAGCCATTGATAAGCCGAACATTACCATAATGCTGGGGAATTTCCAGCCAAACCGTTTTCCCGACCCCCAAGCTGCCAAGAATTTACTGAGGATTTCTGCTCCGATCATCACGGCTGCCACTAAAATAGAGCGAGGTTCCTTGACGAGGATCAGAG
Coding sequences:
- a CDS encoding ABC transporter permease, yielding MRSSLLSPIIAIASALLVGAVLIALAGANPVKAYTVLFTESLADYYGFGSTITKTTPLLLAGLAVLAALKAGQFNIGAEGQIYLGGLGSTLIGLYLQPLPALIHVPLALLGGFLFGAIWGGIPGYLKAVRGVNEVITTLLLNYIAINLVSYLVNAPLIEPGAPSAYSPLIAESVKLPIILAKTQAHAGIFVGLMVAAILWVVLARSPLGYQIEAVGLNPVAARYAGMSVKRTIMLVMALAGGLAGLAGACEVMGLKYRLFDQFSPGYGYDAIAIAFLSRGNIAGVIATSLFFGALRSGANVMQRSAGVPLTVVYAIQGLTVLFIAISFAIERKFKMKS
- a CDS encoding GH1 family beta-glucosidase, with the translated sequence MNSYQFPDNFMWGTATASYQIEGAATEGGRKPSVWDTFSETPGRIRDKETGAVACNHYHLYENDVKMMVDLGIKHYRFSIAWPRIIPDGRGAVNEEGIDFYKRLVDSLLQNGITPHATLFHWDSPQALEDLYGSWRDRQMAYDYADYISAVVSRLGDRITNWMTINEISCFTHMGYDVDEEPVHAPGTRVKSKKEVWQTSHHAVLAHGLGCQAIRAASPVPCSIALVDNPGVTVPINESPANIEAAKKAFHTCWQNGGIIFPVLTGAYSSAMLEKLGKDAPDIQEGDLEIIHQPLDALGLNIYTGNYVRAADNEFGYEFLPLPKGYPRMNMPWLNIIPESIYWSIRHISETLGHPDLPIFITENGCAAEDEVNENGEVIDTDRIMYLRQHFKSAHRAVSEGYPLKGYFIWSLMDNFEWSWGYTRRFGLIYTDYATQQRIPKASFDWYKECIRQNRVT
- a CDS encoding cation:proton antiporter; the protein is MDNFWQHWGSFFDGVRESFVFNPTLAQLSEPIRDPVAVFLVILGIMLVAPLLFERFKMPGIIGLILAGVVVGPHGLGLLERDRTIELLGTVGLLFLMFLGGLETSLDDLKRNADKAAIFGIATFTLPMVIGVGAMLAIGYGPLAAILVASTFASHTLVALPILSKLGIMRSKAVTATFGGTLITNVLALLVLAVVVKAHQGSLTLSFWLFLIPSLAIYTFATLWGIPKLGRWFFLKFGHDESAEFIFVLAALFVVSYIASLIQIEPIVGAFLAGIAITQLIPQLSPLMNRIQFIGNTLFVPIFLISVGMLVDPLILVKEPRSILVAAVMIGAEILSKFLAAWGSGKRFGWKFPSIMVMFGLSMAQAASTLAAITVAFKIELVDELTVNGIIAMILVSCVASPWVTARWGSRIQPETTSHHEQESALSSDTADSFSLGDRVLVPVANPNTEDNLLKLALILAKSAGGTLLPLHIISDESRPIPPDAKARQQQLLAAAEMAAHAAVTAVEPIGRVDSLVGMGIIRTAEERHASLIICGWKGYSTYRENFFGGMIDMVVRLATMPMLITRFPQPIANTQRILLAVTDIDLTSWTFRQTFRLAQTLSDELKATLQVLQVSSGERRKPTAVELVGVNGEVPVQRMQGNLVAKVSESLKINDLVILMTSTHRFGQPSLGKEPEAIARLHQETSLLIVYFPSV
- a CDS encoding bifunctional orotidine-5'-phosphate decarboxylase/orotate phosphoribosyltransferase, with the translated sequence MQFFDKLLYAIERNQSLLYVGLDPDLDEIVFGEDEDSDRILAHLWEWLETVIAQTADYVCAYKPILGFYQALGAPGLELLQQTLQRIPQHIPIILDAKHSDIHTSTVFARTAFEQWGVDAITVSTNAGLDHVAPFLVYPDKAVFVLCANANPSASVLQEYPLPSQPFYLHLVNEAKNWGTPEQLGLKVGATPEILARIRAAAPERLILLQEDAAENHDLAAILAAGLDKQGEGLLLPVPPSIIEEPRSNIGETVRQLRDTVNQERLRIVQGNPTCDVSFPDILPSQSQPHQDLILQLYDIGCIIFGEHKQASGAIFPYYIDLRKIISQPRTFHQVLTAYSEILKQLEFDRIAGIPYGSLPTATGLSLRLQRPMVFPRKEVKAHGTQRVIEGSFQPGETVVVVDDILISGKSAIEGAGKLKFAGLNVEDIVVLIDHEQGVKDKLKEHGYRGHSVLTITEIAETLYKSGRVDEEQFNFLMWQH
- a CDS encoding ABC transporter permease; translation: MDNLNFFIDYLIASLRLSVPLAFAALGGLFSERSGVLNIALEGMLLSGAFASAVGAFFTGNAWLGILFAIILGGIVGLLHAYLCVTLRVDQLVSGLAINLTAAGLTSFWARILFNSSQAQQLPSLQSMPIFGLKDIPILGSVLFNQDFLIYILFLLIPITTYLLFHTSLGLSLRAVGEYPRAADTAGVSVTLVRYVAVTISGCLAGLGGAYLTLIHVKFFVEGMSAGKGFIALAALIFGKWHPISTTFACLLFGATEALQLRIQAFNLNIPYQFLVMLPYVIALLALIGLAGKSAPPAALGVPYIPESRDE